A region of Paractinoplanes abujensis DNA encodes the following proteins:
- a CDS encoding GAP family protein — translation MTAGLLAGVVGLALLDALNPATIAGVALLLLAPMAHPVRAAAGFVSGAYLTVLALGAAVYAGADVAAGAVGNGLVWVRRIAFTVAAVGLAVAGLRRLRARIRPAVTVPGWVNPGSAALLGVVMTGADLPNAFPYFIAIERIVNAGAGALRSLLIIAGYAVVYCLPCVLLLIAGAARGDRVRRRLGRLYDRLGAEKKQPRSVPIAAGYLIAAAGVFVIAVLA, via the coding sequence GTGACTGCCGGGCTGCTGGCCGGGGTCGTCGGCCTGGCCCTGCTCGACGCGCTGAACCCCGCGACGATCGCCGGGGTGGCCTTGCTGCTGCTGGCCCCCATGGCACACCCGGTCCGGGCGGCGGCCGGGTTCGTTTCCGGCGCCTACCTGACGGTGCTCGCGCTCGGCGCCGCGGTGTACGCCGGCGCTGATGTCGCGGCCGGCGCCGTCGGCAACGGTCTGGTCTGGGTGCGCCGCATCGCGTTCACGGTGGCGGCGGTGGGGCTGGCCGTGGCCGGGCTGCGCCGGTTGCGGGCCAGGATCCGCCCGGCGGTCACCGTGCCGGGCTGGGTCAACCCGGGCAGCGCCGCGCTGCTCGGGGTGGTCATGACCGGAGCGGATCTGCCCAACGCGTTCCCTTACTTCATCGCCATCGAACGCATCGTCAACGCCGGCGCCGGCGCCCTCCGCTCGTTGCTGATCATCGCCGGTTACGCAGTGGTCTACTGCCTGCCCTGCGTGCTGTTGCTCATCGCCGGCGCCGCCCGCGGCGACCGGGTGCGCCGGCGTCTCGGCCGCCTCTACGACAGGCTCGGAGCGGAGAAGAAGCAGCCGCGCAGCGTGCCCATCGCGGCCGGGTATCTCATCGCTGCCGCGGGCGTATTCGTCATAGCTGTGCTGGCGTGA
- a CDS encoding YdeI/OmpD-associated family protein, protein MDERETPPTGGGGGWIEFDGPLEVLAWGRNTYTVVYLDGSLRDAVVAAATRRVEGWFDAVAVNLGVNKADVAPNPFLYVGAALQRRLDARAGDVVTCRLRPADPDHVPVPDDVQAALDASGGTAAFARRRPAERRRLLQPIENATQEATRRRRIEALITTLAPDNRG, encoded by the coding sequence GTGGACGAGCGGGAAACCCCGCCGACCGGCGGCGGGGGCGGGTGGATCGAGTTCGACGGGCCGCTCGAGGTGCTTGCGTGGGGTCGTAACACGTACACCGTCGTGTACCTCGACGGCTCGCTGCGGGACGCTGTCGTCGCGGCGGCCACCCGGCGTGTGGAGGGGTGGTTCGACGCGGTCGCGGTCAATCTCGGGGTCAACAAAGCCGACGTCGCGCCGAACCCGTTCCTGTACGTCGGGGCCGCGCTGCAGCGCCGACTGGACGCCCGGGCGGGCGACGTGGTGACGTGCCGGCTGCGACCGGCCGACCCCGATCATGTGCCGGTGCCCGACGACGTCCAAGCCGCCCTCGACGCTTCGGGCGGCACCGCCGCCTTCGCGCGCCGCCGTCCCGCCGAACGCCGGCGGCTCCTGCAGCCGATCGAGAACGCCACCCAGGAGGCGACACGGCGACGCCGCATCGAAGCGCTGATCACGACGTTGGCGCCGGACAATCGCGGCTGA
- a CDS encoding TetR/AcrR family transcriptional regulator: MGTARERILDAAEELITAGQVPPPLDAVAAAAGVSKGGLLYHFDKQTLLQALVTRAVHRFDERLTAAAAQGLMAVAWLRLSVPTPGERTMYRAIMSMMRLTATGELDLPGEVGAAERRWQQMLTAELGDPVRARLVRLVGDGLFLAALTGPPPTSAEVEELLDHLGLSVTTGEAGS; this comes from the coding sequence ATGGGAACGGCACGGGAGCGCATTCTGGATGCCGCTGAGGAGCTGATCACCGCGGGTCAGGTGCCGCCGCCATTGGACGCGGTGGCTGCGGCGGCGGGTGTGAGCAAGGGCGGGCTGCTCTATCACTTCGACAAACAGACGCTGTTGCAGGCGCTGGTGACGCGGGCGGTGCACCGGTTCGACGAACGGTTGACGGCGGCTGCGGCGCAGGGGCTGATGGCCGTGGCCTGGTTGCGGTTGTCGGTCCCCACGCCGGGGGAGCGCACAATGTACCGGGCGATCATGTCGATGATGCGGTTGACCGCCACGGGTGAGTTGGACCTGCCGGGCGAGGTGGGCGCCGCCGAACGGCGTTGGCAGCAGATGCTGACGGCCGAGCTGGGTGACCCGGTCCGGGCCCGGCTGGTGCGGCTGGTCGGCGACGGGTTGTTCCTGGCCGCGCTGACCGGCCCGCCTCCGACGTCAGCCGAGGTGGAGGAGCTGCTTGACCACCTCGGCCTGAGCGTGACCACGGGCGAGGCCGGTTCGTGA
- a CDS encoding MMPL family transporter, protein MKWLSRWGEGAARHPVRIIVGFVLLLVVLGGAAGGAGAAFSNGISLPGTDSQKAADLVSERFPAQAGDTATLVFASDAANALQQPGAQVSAVEQVLARVRTQPEVAAVAPLQVSADGRIAYTTVQYTKVAADLEPSSLKRLEEAQTVAARAGLETSLRGPVVNQLRERAAPVGEVIGLLAALVLVTLLFRSFWATVVTLAAALVALMVGVVALTVVAGFVDVPSVAPTIAVMLGLGAGVDYALFVVARFRDRLRAGDDPVRAAANATGTVGVSVLTAGAIVVISICGLYVTGIPVIGRMGMAAALVVAVAAMTAVVLVPALLRLAGRRVLPRAERSVPLAGAGTVPVASPAAADAAHHSWAARLAVLVARRPWTWATAVIVALLALASPTLNLQLGQPDDGTRPAGDTMRTAYDRLAEGFGPGFNGPLLVVADLRGSADRQGAVRKLSDAITRNPDVAAVGPAQANATGDTAVLTVIPRSAPQARATSDLVGALNEEIAPDALAGTGARAYVGGATATFDDLAARVAERLPLLLTVVIGLSLILLGVVFRSVLLPVVSAVLNLLSIGAAYGVVTLAFQTSWGTALLGVSQQPIVSFVPMLMFAILFGLSMDYNVFLLSAVRDERRPGVAAGTAVVRAVGRTAGLIGTAGAIMTLVFVGFVADGETEVKMIGLGLATAVLIDVTLVRLVLAPAILEVLGERAWWVPRWLDRRLPHVAPVGH, encoded by the coding sequence ATGAAGTGGTTGTCCCGATGGGGTGAGGGAGCCGCGCGCCATCCCGTCCGCATCATCGTCGGTTTCGTCCTGTTGCTCGTCGTTCTGGGCGGGGCGGCCGGTGGAGCCGGGGCCGCTTTCAGCAACGGCATCAGCCTGCCCGGGACCGACTCGCAGAAGGCCGCGGACCTGGTGTCCGAGCGCTTCCCGGCTCAGGCCGGCGACACCGCCACGCTCGTGTTCGCCTCGGACGCCGCGAACGCCCTCCAGCAGCCCGGCGCTCAGGTGAGCGCCGTCGAACAGGTGCTGGCGCGAGTGCGCACCCAGCCCGAGGTCGCCGCCGTGGCCCCGTTGCAGGTCTCGGCCGACGGTCGCATCGCCTACACCACCGTGCAATACACCAAGGTCGCAGCCGACCTCGAACCGTCGAGCCTGAAGAGATTGGAGGAGGCGCAGACCGTGGCCGCTCGTGCCGGCTTGGAGACCTCCTTGCGCGGACCGGTCGTCAACCAGTTGCGGGAACGCGCCGCCCCCGTCGGTGAAGTCATCGGCTTGCTGGCCGCGCTGGTCCTGGTCACCTTGCTCTTCCGGTCGTTCTGGGCGACCGTCGTCACGCTGGCCGCTGCCCTGGTCGCCCTCATGGTCGGCGTGGTGGCCCTGACCGTCGTCGCGGGCTTCGTCGATGTGCCCAGCGTCGCCCCGACCATCGCGGTGATGCTGGGTCTGGGTGCTGGGGTGGACTACGCGTTGTTCGTGGTGGCCCGCTTCCGTGACCGTTTGCGAGCCGGCGACGACCCCGTCCGTGCCGCCGCGAACGCCACCGGCACCGTCGGCGTATCCGTGCTCACTGCCGGGGCCATCGTGGTCATCAGCATCTGCGGTCTCTACGTCACCGGCATCCCGGTCATCGGCCGGATGGGCATGGCGGCCGCGCTGGTCGTAGCGGTGGCCGCGATGACAGCCGTGGTTCTGGTCCCGGCGCTTCTGCGCCTCGCGGGCCGGCGGGTCCTGCCACGTGCCGAGCGGTCGGTTCCGCTGGCCGGCGCCGGCACCGTCCCGGTGGCGTCCCCCGCAGCGGCCGACGCGGCACACCATTCGTGGGCTGCCCGGTTGGCCGTGCTGGTCGCCCGGCGTCCCTGGACCTGGGCCACCGCGGTGATCGTCGCCCTGCTGGCCCTCGCCTCGCCCACGCTGAACCTGCAGCTGGGTCAGCCGGACGACGGCACGCGCCCGGCCGGGGACACCATGCGCACCGCCTACGACCGGCTGGCCGAGGGCTTCGGCCCTGGCTTCAACGGGCCGCTCCTGGTCGTGGCCGACCTGCGCGGCAGCGCCGACCGCCAAGGCGCCGTCAGGAAGCTCAGTGACGCCATCACGCGCAACCCCGACGTGGCCGCTGTCGGCCCGGCGCAAGCCAACGCGACCGGAGACACGGCCGTGCTGACGGTCATTCCCAGGAGCGCCCCTCAGGCGCGGGCCACCTCTGACCTGGTCGGCGCTCTGAACGAGGAGATCGCGCCGGACGCCCTGGCCGGCACCGGTGCCCGTGCATACGTCGGTGGTGCCACCGCCACCTTCGACGATCTTGCCGCCCGGGTCGCCGAACGGCTTCCGCTCCTGCTCACGGTGGTCATCGGCCTGTCGCTCATCCTGCTCGGCGTCGTGTTCCGCTCGGTGCTGCTGCCCGTGGTCAGCGCCGTGCTGAACCTGCTGTCGATCGGCGCGGCGTACGGGGTCGTCACTCTGGCCTTCCAGACGTCCTGGGGCACCGCGCTGCTGGGCGTCTCGCAGCAGCCGATCGTCTCGTTCGTGCCGATGCTGATGTTCGCGATCCTCTTCGGCCTCAGCATGGACTACAACGTCTTCCTGCTGTCCGCGGTACGCGACGAGCGGCGGCCCGGCGTCGCCGCGGGCACGGCGGTCGTCCGCGCCGTGGGTCGCACGGCTGGGCTCATCGGGACTGCCGGAGCCATCATGACGCTCGTGTTCGTCGGGTTCGTAGCCGATGGCGAGACCGAGGTCAAGATGATCGGCCTCGGACTGGCCACGGCGGTGCTGATCGACGTCACCCTGGTACGTCTCGTGCTCGCCCCCGCCATCCTCGAGGTGCTCGGCGAGCGCGCCTGGTGGGTGCCCCGCTGGCTGGACCGCCGGTTGCCCCATGTGGCGCCGGTGGGGCACTGA